The DNA segment GCAACGACTAACGGTGCTGCCAGCCCTAAAGCATGCGGACAAGTAATAACCATGACGGTGACCATTCTCTCGATAGCTACATCGATAGCAAACCCTAAGGCTATCCAAATGATGAAGGTAATAATTCCTGCTGCTAATGCCAAGTAAAACAGCCATTTAGCTGCACGATTGGCTAAATCCTGAGCACGGGATTTTGAACTCTGTGCTTCCTTTACTAATGAAATAACTTGAGAGAGATAAGTGTTATCGCCTGTACTTTTCACCTGTATCGTGAGACTACCTTCCTTATTGATGGAACCGCCGATGACCTCATCTTCTTGATTTTTTTCTACAGGCACAGATTCACCTGTTAACATTGATTCATCAATCGCCGATTGACCTTCAACAATCACCCCATCGACAGGTATTTTTTCACCTGGCTTTACTAATACATGATCTTCGCTGCCTAGTTCATTTATCGGCACATCCTCTGTTTCCCCATTTTCATTTACACGATGTGCTTCATTAGGCATTAACTTCACAAGTTCTTGTAGTGCATTGGAAGCCCCCATCACTGACTTCATTTCAATCCAATGACCAAGGAGCATAATATCCACTAATGTTGCAAGCTCCCAAAAGAAATTACGGCCTTCCCAACCAAAGACGACAAGAGAACTATAACCGTAAGCAACAAAAATGGCGAGCCCAATCAGTGTCATCATACCAGGATTCTTATTCTTCAACTCATCAATGGCCCCTGTTAGAAATGGCCAGCCACCATAAAAGAATACAAACGTAGCTAAACAGAATAAAACGTACTGGTCATATCGGAAAGAAAGTTGCAAACCAATGAAATTTTGTATCATCGGAGATAGTAATAAAATAGGAATCGTGAAAATCAACGATATATAAAACCTTTTCTTAAAATTTTCTACCATGTTTCCATGATCGTGATGTTCATGACCTTCGTGTTCATCATGTTCATGGTTTTCATGATTGTCACCTCCCTTATGGGAATGTTCGTGTTGATTACTTTCGTCTCCCTTGTGATGATGTTCA comes from the Halobacillus shinanisalinarum genome and includes:
- a CDS encoding heavy metal translocating P-type ATPase; this translates as MPKEHEHHHKGDESNQHEHSHKGGDNHENHEHDEHEGHEHHDHGNMVENFKKRFYISLIFTIPILLLSPMIQNFIGLQLSFRYDQYVLFCLATFVFFYGGWPFLTGAIDELKNKNPGMMTLIGLAIFVAYGYSSLVVFGWEGRNFFWELATLVDIMLLGHWIEMKSVMGASNALQELVKLMPNEAHRVNENGETEDVPINELGSEDHVLVKPGEKIPVDGVIVEGQSAIDESMLTGESVPVEKNQEDEVIGGSINKEGSLTIQVKSTGDNTYLSQVISLVKEAQSSKSRAQDLANRAAKWLFYLALAAGIITFIIWIALGFAIDVAIERMVTVMVITCPHALGLAAPLVVAVSTAISAKQGLLIRNRTQFENARNLDAVIFDKTGTLTKGEFGVTDVVPSQRYQTNDVIYWAASTEQNSEHPLARGIIQKAEDIEISLDTVENFESMTGKGLQGDVAGRNVKVVSPGYMKDEKISYDSASFDELSEQGKTVVFVVLDDDQLVGMIALADMVRKSAKEAIAALKQKGVHSIMLTGDNKKVADWVARQLDMDEVYAEVLPDHKADQVKKVQSDGRQVAMTGDGVNDAPALATADVGIAIGSGTDVAVETADIVLVKSNPKDIVSIIELSNNTYKKMVQNLWWAAGYNIIAIPLAAGILAPIGIILSPAVGAVLMSLSTIVVAINAKLLKA